A genomic stretch from Puniceicoccus vermicola includes:
- a CDS encoding helix-turn-helix domain-containing protein → MDELSNHPHVGGLQTVILIELRKETGLTQRQLAHLLKREHSFIGRIELGERRLNVIEFWEHCRICGSDPAVVAANVFKAFEHDKIRSLATIIHLKKVYHQ, encoded by the coding sequence ATGGATGAGTTGAGCAACCACCCGCATGTCGGCGGGCTCCAGACTGTCATCTTGATTGAGCTTCGCAAAGAAACGGGGCTCACCCAGCGACAACTCGCCCATCTTCTAAAAAGAGAGCATAGTTTTATCGGACGCATCGAACTCGGAGAACGTCGACTCAATGTAATCGAGTTTTGGGAACATTGCCGAATATGTGGCTCCGATCCAGCTGTGGTTGCGGCAAATGTCTTCAAAGCTTTCGAACATGACAAAATCAGGTCGCTGGCAACCATAATTCACCTTAAAAAGGTGTATCATCAATGA